The sequence AAAAACCGGATGTCTTAGAAGTGATCGACTGTCGTATCTGATCATGAATAACTCGACCCACATTGACTGGGAATCCAACATCAAGAGCGTATAGCAACACAGCACACTCAACATGAACTTCACTCTTGTGTGAGATTGACATTAGATGGCGGCAGAGGAATGCATACCAGGTGGCTGGATTCACAAAAAGATATTTCTCTTTGAAGCAGTTGTAAGTAACCGGATCCAACCAAGCAGCCCCGGTAAAGCACAGCTGAGTAAGGATCTCGTGGACATCCGGGGCAATCATTGCGCTTTGGAATATGCTGTCATCGATATCTGGTGTCTCTAGCATGGCATTCAACTCAGAAGCTGCATAGGAAACCAAAGTGCCCCGGACAAAGGCCTTGCCATCCGTCCGCTCCGCAGCATTGGCGTAGAACTCCCTAACAAGAGGGATTATGGCTGGAGCGGGTTGCATACAGAACGTTCCCCACCCACGTGCCAAGACTTGAACCGCCACTTCGTTTACATTCGCGTCTAGAtcaaaacccctctcagtaataggggagcgatgGGTCTTGGCGTGGTCGTAGCGATCCTGGGCTTCTTGATTGACAAAACGGCCGCCTAAGTTTAAGGATGCGGTTGTAGCTCGTGTACCTTGGCGAGAAGATTCGCCTCTCTCTGTAGTGCGTTTTGGACCCATgagcacccaaaaatttttgcAAGAATTAGTAATATTGGCAATTCGTCAAACACCTTGTGTGCACTTCAAAATGTGGTGTTCCTTGTGGATTGTGATGGTATATAGGTGTAGAGGATATTGAGATGATGATCCTATGCCTTTCAATAATTCCTGCCAAAGATTGATAACAATTTGtgatgatttttgaattttcgaaatttaagGGAGAAAGGGTTCTAAAGGGGCCGAGCAAACTTGAAGGGTAAGTGGgggaaaaataagaaaaaacgCACAACTATAAAGTATAACTGgcgcgcgctcgatccgggaaaAATACCCAATCGAGCGTGCCTAAATAAAATGCAAGGCAGTGAGTTTGTGAAAtccgcgcgctcgatcctgtgaatttcggatcgagcgcgccttAAAAAAACTTTGGGCAGAAAACTCACGATTTCTGAGTGCTCGATCCGATAAAATGCTAGAATCGAGCGCTCCCTACTTCAGAAGTTACTGTTTTAATTTTCCAAACATTTTCCGAGAAACAAAATTCAACaaagcaaaaataaaaacaaaattcaacaaaacaaaacaaaacaaaagaagCAAAACAAACACTAAAAAGGAATAgaaatactgggttgcctcccagtcagcgccttTGTTTACGATCGTTGGCTCGACTGAATGTTGCAGTTCCTCAGGGTGGTTTAAATCTAGTTCCtttgtccaccttcacccatttaaaaaattttccagaaaatttGGTCCCAAGCATTTGCTGTGTCAATTTCTTGGAGGTGCTAGCTCCTTGACCCCGTTTCTCTTTTCTCATGGGCATCCTTTTCGCTTTATCAGGAGGATATTTTGTCTCGGCTTTAGGTACCTGCATATCAGAGACAAAAATTTTAGCAGTGGAGATTTCAGCAGGCGTTACAAGAatattaacaacactttcacgGGCAGGAATTTtcagggtatcaaaaatatcaaatttagcAATTTTTCCATTGAATTCCATCGTGAGAGTACCGTTATCAACATCTATTATAGACttagaagttttcaaaaatggtcttcctaacaaaataggactattgaATTCATTACTTTTCATGTCAAGAACATAGAAATCAGCAGGAAAAACCAAATCACCAACTTCTACTAAAACATCTTCTAACAAACCTCTAGGAACAATAGTAGATCGATCAGCCATCTGTATAACAATAGCAGTTTCATTCAAAGGTCCTAgttttaaggaagcataaacagagtatggcATGACGTTAATagatgctcctaaatctagcatGGCCGTATCAAGCTGAACACCTCCTATTTTACATGGAATCGAGAACATACCtgggtccttgcattttgtaggtACCTTTCTTTGAATAACGGCAGAGActtgttctcccaattcaactttcttacaacccttcaatttttgttttcatttcgcagtacataattcttttaaaaatttagtatAGCGAGATACTTGCTTAATAGCATCGAATAGTGGAATGTTTACCtcgcatctacgaaaagtttcatagagcTCCTTAATCCCCTCATTTTTCCTAGAGTCCTTTaaagctaagggaaaaggggctacagGTTTATACTCAAAAAAAGGAGGGAACTTACCTCTCGGTGCTTCTTTAGGAATGGGCTCACTCTCCTCCACCTTAGCTTCTTTGTCCCCTTCAATCTCTACCGGTTCTTTGACCAATCCATCTTGAATCTGCAGctcctttccactcctcaaggtAATAGCACTCACGTTCTCCTTCGGATTCACCACTGTTTGTGAAGGCAAACGACTGGAATTTTGTGCTTCCAACTTGCTAATTGCTGCAGCGAGCTGCCCCATTTGGgtatttaagttttggatgCTCGTCCGGGTGTCCTGTTGAAAAGCCAAAGTATTAGTGGCAAGATTCTGAACTATGTTTTCAAGAGACTCACCTGGCGTAGGAATCTGAGGGCGTTGTGGTGGAGGGTACGGCGGCCTATAAGATTGATTGTGCTATGGTGCTTGAGGTCCAGGTGGATTCGCTTGTGGATTTCCGTATCTGAGGTTTGGATGATCCCTCCAACCTTGATTGTACGTGTTGGAGTAAGGATCATACTTCTGTTGAGGTGGTCCTGGAAATCCTCCAGCTGCATTGACTTGTTCCGCATATCCCTCTTGAagagtgggacacatgtcagttgcatgtcccACTTGAGTACAAATTCCACATACCTTAGCAATTTGTCCATTCCCTATAGCCatatgacgcacaagagacgtcagttcgctcaattgttgttcaagggaagaaacatttacctccATACTCTTCCTTGGTGCAGGATCACTTCTgctggtgccaaattgctgagaattggcagccatattttctattaagttccttgcttgcaccggagttttgtccacaaaaactcaTCCACTAGCCGCATCCAGCATATTCCTATCATGAGACAACAAACCTTCATAACAGTATTGAATTAGtaaattttcacttatctggtgttgtGGACAGCTGGCGCAAAGTTTCTTGAAGCGCTCCCAATACTCGTGCAGTGACTCTCCCATCAGCTGTTTGCACCCATAAATTTCTTTCCGGATGTTTGCTGCTCTAGAAGCTGGAAAGTACTTCTCTAAAAATATCCTTTTCATCTCAGTCCAGGTGGTGATGTATCCAGAAGGTAGGTAGtacagccaatccttagcagaacattttaaagagaaaggaaaggctctgagctgaatctgctcctctgtaaCTCCATGCGGTTTCATGCTTGAACATACCACGTGGAATTCCATCAGATGCTTGtgcggatcctcacctgcaagaccatgaaaagcaggcaGTAAGTGTATCAGTCCagatttcaattcaaaattagcattattttctagagttggaaaagtaatgcataagggctgTTGATTTGGATCaagagtgcccaattgtctcaaACTCAGGTTTGCGTTGGCAGCCATCTCTTcctcaaaaatttcaatttcgTCCTCTGCTTGCCTCCTACAAGCTTCTATCCGTCGCGTAAGCAAGGTTTtttctatctctgggtcgtatgaaaattcttcttcttccgaagattcacctgtaagcatgaacaaaccagagtagcactatgaggaataattaaaaaaacttaaaattaaaaataaaataagaagaacacaataaattaacaccgttccccggcaacggcgccaaaatttggtagcgcttagtcatgtcacgcccaaattaccagACTCATTcagataaataataatatgcaGTAGCGTGattagggatcgttcccacgaggaaagggaaatttaatagtgttcttttaaaaatactaaaagaGTAAAAAGGGGATTTTGGTTTGAGATTAACCACTATCAATTCAAaactaatttataataaatttctataactatcatgcaagattgacAATTTAACTgaggaaatcaataagaaataagacttggtatcggtcgactacacccttgatattattcattcaatcattgatcatctaaaaataattaatcctatcaaatattcatcatcaaaaatttaattcctgtttcaccttaattttagttaactagacaacaaCAGTccaagttaacccttaccccataaactaacccaataccagcgatcagatttaaatcctcggtagcattcaaactagtaaaactgataaagctagacaacccatacacaagcggatgaatttagcctagtcaattattattcctacgatttaacaaattcaacagcagaaaatattaatcatagttgcttcgcaaatcagaggtttcaaacaattatggatttgaattctaatttagcattcgaatgtataatgaaatcctaagatggccaatctaaaaatctcatacacaagcatatcaatcaattcagaataattcttggtacttgataaaaatcaaacattgaaaatcaaaatctcatgaataagtaAAATCAAGGGCTTCATCTAcgtcaaccaagtattaaagttTAATACCAATCTCatgaacaatcttttgtttaaaaccaacaatactcatgaattctctacaaaaattcatgagagaaaataaaattaagaaaaagaTAGATGAAAACCTAGTCGTCCAGAGAGAGTTCTTTGCGTTCTAAGCGTGAATCCTCTGATAATCCCTCTAAAATAGAACTAAAAGTCTAATAAAAGTCTAAATccttaattaaaagagtttccGAAATTATAGAATATTCCCGCAACGGacccgcgcgctcgatcctaacAATTCCCAGGATCGAGCGTGCGCAAAATAGCATACTTTCTGCCTTCAGACTTCTtagccgcgctcgatcctgtgaaAGTCCCAGATCGAGCGCATACAAAATATCGAGCTTTCTGTCTTGAAAATCTCATGACCGCGCTCGATCTAGGAAaatgccaggatcgagcgcatgctTCCATGATGAAAAATCTGCTTCGCTGCTTTCTTTGGACGCATGGACGCACTTCGATTTCTTTAATCCAAACATGAAaattcctacacaataaatcaaaactAAGTTAATAAGCTCAATGcatgacataaaataaaacaagaataaaacacgaacaatgacacaaaatgcatgaaaaacacTTAACAAAGcgacactaaaaatgcaaacaaaacactactatcaattgttatcagcgtctagtacagtttcatcctgctaagggtgatagctgatatttttatggtgagggtgcgcgacctccgatgccacttgtttcggttctgaaggcatgtcatgtcttggagtcaggtggggagggctaccttatctatgaagTTGATAtttccatgagtagtacgggtattgatcaattaccggtagtcagtgagtttcctgatgtattccctaatgagattcctggttttcctccggtgcgagaggttgaatttggtattgatttagttcCAGGAACCATGTCTATATCctgagcaccttatcgtctggcaccttcagagatgagggaattgaaacagcagttacaggatctgcttgataagggatatattcgtcggagtgtttctccgtgaggagcacctgttttgttcgtcaagaagaaagatggatcgatgcgattgtgtattgattacaggcagttgaatcgtgtcaccatcaagaataagtatcctttgccacggattgatgatttgttcgatcaactacatggtacttctgtttactccaagatagatctgagatctggataccaccagatgcgggtatgagactcagatatttctacgactgctttcaggaccaaatacgggcattatgaatttctggtgatgccattcggtttgatgaatgcaccggcagtctttatgaatctgatgaatcaggtatttcgagaatatctggataaatttgtcatcgtcttcattgatgatattcttgtctattctcatgacaaggatgagcatgcacagcatttgaggattgttttacagacgttacgagataagcagctgtatgcaaaattaagcaagtgtgaattctggcttgatcggatagtgtttctcggtcatgtgatttctaatgaagggatatctgttgatcctagtaagatagaggcagtgctgaactggtctcatccgacgacggttgctgagattcgtaatttcttgggtctagctggatattaccgtcggttcatcgagaattttgcacagttggccagacctttgacacagcttacacgaaaagatgttgccttcatatggtcctcggattgtgaggagtcatttcacgagctgcgtggacttcttactactgcacctgtgctagctctaccttctagaTCAGGAGagtatgttgtctatactgatacctctggtcaggggttaggatgtgttctaacacagcatggacatgttattgcctatgcttcttgatagttgaagacgcatgagagtaattatccagtacatgatcttgaattagccgccattgtatttgcactcaagatctggaggcattatctttatggcgagaaatttgagatattcacggatcacaagagtttgaagtatttattcactcaggcagagttgaatatgcgacagagatgctggatggatcttctgaaggattatgattgtgaaatcaaatatcatccaggttctattaatcttactgctgatgccttgagtcggcaggtgagactttctgcacttcagactagtgaagtatctcatatgattcaagagtgatgttcattgagttttacgctcaagcacaagaaagggagaaatgggattcgattgtatactattttgtctgagctatcattgtattctcggatcagagatgctcagatatctgatgttaagactcagcgtttggcacgtttagccaatggagttaatacatctggatttcattttcaggcagatagTTTATTGTGCtgatctaatcgagtggttgtacctaatgttgcggagctcaggaacgatattctatctcaagctcacatgagtcgattatcagttcatcctggaagcatgaaaatgtataagaacttgcgaactagattctggtggaaagggatgaagaggattgtgtatcaatttgtttcgagatgtttggtttgtcaacaggtcaaagctgaacatcgacgaccaggtggattattgcagaatcttgagattcctgaatggaagtgggagcacgtaactatggattttgttaccaacttacctatgacttcacgtcagtgtgatgctatctgggtcattgttgaccgtttgacaaaatcagcacactttattccttataaccgggagtattcttatgatcgcatggcacgcttatatgtccaggagatagtgagattacatgggattccagtaagcatagttagtgatagagacccgcgatttacctcacgtttttggggtagttttcaggaggcgttgggtaccactctgagtttgagcactgcatatcatccggagactgacggacagtcagagcggacgattcgtacattggaggatatgttacgttcttctgtcatggactttggcttatcttggtaggatcagttacctttgatcgaatttgcctacaataacagttatcatcgtagtattgatatggcacctttcgaggcattgtacgatcgacagtgtcgtactccgttattatgggatgaagtcggggaacgacaagtcaagggtcctgaattggtgcagcagattgtagacaaggtagatttgatcaagcataggatcaaagttgctcaagatatacaagccagttatgctaatattcatcgcaggccacttcagtttgagcctggtgaatatgtgtttctacgagtatcacctttcaggaagttgatgagattcggcatgaaatgcaagttgtctcctcgttttattggaccttttcagatactggaaaagatcggagatgttgcatatcatttggtgttaccgccaaatctttccaatatacataatgtttttcatgtatcgTT comes from Henckelia pumila isolate YLH828 chromosome 4, ASM3356847v2, whole genome shotgun sequence and encodes:
- the LOC140862332 gene encoding uncharacterized protein; the protein is MGQLAAAISKLEAQNSSRLPSQTVVNPKENVSAITLRSGKELQIQDGLVKEPVEIEGDKEAKVEESEPIPKEAPRALKDSRKNEGIKELYETFRRCEKVELGEQVSAVIQRKVPTKCKDPGMFSIPCKIGGVQLDTAMLDLGASINVMPYSVYASLKLGPLNETAIVIQMADRSTIVPRGLLEDVLVEVGDLVFPADFYVLDMKSNEFNSPILLGRPFLKTSKSIIDVDNGTLTMEFNGKIAKFDIFDTLKIPARESVVNILVTPAEISTAKIFVSDMQVPKAETKYPPDKAKRMPMRKEKRGQGASTSKKLTQQMLGTKFSGKFFKWVKVDKGTRFKPP